The sequence below is a genomic window from Brevibacillus agri.
GCATTGACTGCGGCGATCTCGGGATGACTGCTTTCATATGTGGCCTGCGTAGTCACATCCTGGGTGCTGCCGTTTGCGTAGGTTGCGGTCACTTTTAACGGCTTGCTTTGCGACGGAGGCAACAGGACGGTGCTTGGTGCTGCGGTCAACTGCTTGGCTGAGATCACTAGCATGCTTTTCACTGGTGTACTCCGGTTTTGCGTCGTTCCGTCTCCCAGTTGCCCTTTCTCGTTTTGCCCCCACGCCCACACCGTTCCATCTTCTTTGACCAGCAATGTGTGGCTTCCACCTGCTGACAGGCGCTTAGCTCGGGTTGAGACTTCCTCAACCTGAATCGGAACGGTTATCGTCTGATCGTAATAGCGAATCGTGATCGTAGCAGTCCCGGCCTTTGATCCCGATGTCACTACTCCTGTAGCATCTACAGCGGCAATCTCGGGATGACTGCTTTCATATGTGGCCTGTGTGGTCACATCCTGGGTGCTGCCGTTTGCGTAGGTTGCGGTCACTTTCAAGGGCTTGCTCTGCGACGGAGGCAACAGGACAGTGCTTGGTGCTGCGGCTAGCTGCTTGGCCGAGATCACCAGCATGCTTTCGACTGGCGTACTCCGGTTTTGCATTGTTCCGTCTCCCAGTTGCCCTTTCTCGTTTTGGCCCCATGCCCACATCGTTCCGTCTTCTTTGACCAGCAATGTGTGGCTTCCACCCGCTGACAGGCGTTTAGCTCGGGTTGAGACTTCCTCAACCTGAATCGGAACGGTTATCGTCTGATCGTAATAACGAACCGTGATCGTAGCAGTCCCGGCCTTTGTTCCCGATGTCACTACTCCTGTAGCATCTACAGCGGCAATCTCGGGATGACTGCTTTCATATGTGGCCTGCGTAGTCACATCCTGGGTGCTGCCGTTTGCGTAGGTTGCGGTCACTTTCAAGGGCTTGCTCTGCGACGGAGGCAACAGGACAGTGCTTGGTGCTGCGGCTAGCTGCTTGGCCGAGATCACCAGCATGCTTTCGACTGGCGTACTCCGGTTTTGCGTTGTCCCGTCTCCCAGTTGGCCCTTCTCATTTTGGCCCCATGCCCACAAGGTTCCGTCTTCTCTGACCATGAGCGTGTGACCCCCACCCGCTGATAGGGTACGCAACTTGCTGCCCGCTTCTATTTCCTTCCTTACTTTCACCACCACACTTCGCTGCTTCCCAGGAAACTCCACCGCAAGCGTAGCGCTACCCGCTTTGCCTGCCGACAGCAGTCCGCTCGCGCTAACGGTGGCAACCGACGGGTCGTCTACGGCATACTGCGCTTTGTCGGTGATGTCTGTCTCGGTTCCGTCTGCGTACACGGCCTTGACGACGAGCTGTTTTGACTCTTTTTCCAGCAGCGCAATGTCTTCTGGTACGAGCTTGATATCCACCAGAGCGTTTTCGACTGCGACAGCGACCGGAACGCTGGTGCTCACTCCCCCGTGCGAAATCTGGATGCTTGTGTTACCTGGCTTGACGGCTGTGACGAGTCCGTCTGCCTGGACGGTTGCGACGGTCGGATCTTGGGAGACGTACGCCGCTTGTTTGCTTACATCGGCGGTTTTGCCGTCTTTGTAAGTGGCTGTCACTTGCAAGCTTTCCGTTTTTCCTGCCAAAAGATTCAGGCTGGCAGGGGTTGCGGTCAGGCTCTGCACCGGTTCCTGGGCCTCGGTGATTTGCACAGGCACCGCGACTGTCTTGCCTTCAAACGTGATCGTGACCGTTGTTGACCCGACTGCTACGCCCGTAATTACCCCGCTGGCCGCAACTGTTGCAATCGCAGGCTGGGCGCTTTGATACACGGCTTTATTGGTAATATTCGTCACGCTGCTGTCGCTGTAGGTCGCTTTTACATCCAGTTGCTGGGTGGCCCCTTTTTTGATGCTGACCGCTTGCGGGTGGACTCCCACAGACACGAGGGTGACCAAACTGCCCGAGACCGTGACCGAAACCGTAGTGCTCTTTCCGCCGTACCTGACCGTTATTTGCGTCGTGCCTTCCGCCCGCGCTGTCACGATTCCGCCGCTCTCGACGGAGGCAACCGCAGGGCTATTGCTCGTGTACTCTGCTTGCTGCGTCACGTTCTCCGCGACGCCATTGGAATAGGTGGCGGCGATGTTCAGTTGCCCCTTGTTTCCTGCCGTAAGCGACAGTTGCGCAGGGGTTGCTTTCAGCTCCTGAAGATACGCGCCTTGTACAACGACTTGAGCCGAGGCGCTTTTCCCGTCGTAGGAAGCGGTGATGGTTGCCGTGCCGGGCGCGATTCCCGTGATGACACCTTGACTGCTCACTTGTGCCACAGACGGGTTCGACGTCTGGAAGCTGGCTACGCTGTTTACGTCTTTGCTGCTTCCGTCCGTGAAAAAAGCGGTCGCGTAGACGCGCTGGATTTGTCCTGCCGTCAGCGTGGTTTGCTGCGGGCTGAGGCTGATGGACGACAAGCGGACAGCAGGCGCTTGCACGGTGATCGTGAGTGTTTTCGTTTGGCCGCCGTAGTACAACTGTGCCTTTGTCGTGCCGCCATTGACCGCGTAAACAAGGCCATTGCTGATGTAGGCCACAGAAGGATTCTCCACGACGTACACGACTTGGGCCGTTACATCCACCTGGCTGCCGTTTTCCAACGTCGCCATCACCTTGATCGACTTGGAGCCGCCGGATGACAAGTCCACTTTGTCCAGATCAAGCTTCAAGGCGGTCGCCCGAGGTGGCGGCGCAACGGTTTGCTTCACGCTTTGCAATATGTTTCCATTGTCGTCGTGGGTAAAGCTGACGCTGACCGCGCCGTTTTCCTTGATCGCGGTGATGCGGTTGTTTTGATCGTAGACGTATTCGTACAACGTCCCCCCGGCCAACGGGGCAAAGACGGTAAACCAGATGTTGGCGGGCGCACTGTCTGTATTCGTCAGCCTGATCGTGTAGGTGCCCGTCGCCAGCTCGTAGATCACTTCAGCCGCGCTTGGCTTTTCCTTGGGAGTCACGACGTTTCCGTTGGCGAGCAAGGTCACTGTCGGGTACTTGCCCGTCGGATTTTTCAACTCGGTCACCATGCGATACTTTCCGGGAACGACTGCATTCATGGAAAACTCGACAGATTGCCCCGCCGGAATCGTGATCTCCTTGGCCTGGTTGAGCGCGATGGTTTCACCGCTTGCTTTGGCCAGAAGCGTGGCGTACAGGGAACTGTTGGAAACTATTTGCAGATAATACGTTTTCCCCGCGACAAAAGCCGCACTGACACTTCCGTTCTCTCCTGCAGCGATTTGGTCTTGCGGCTGCAAGGTTGCGCTGCGGAAGACGGAGATTTTGGCATTGGCTAAAGAGCCGGAGTCGTTATTGAGCGTGAACTGGTAAGTCCCGCTCGTCTTCGCCACGATCTTGAAATACTTCGCCTGATTGGCAGGGAAGTGCATGCGAATCGGGCTGTTCTCCTGCACCAGCGTGAAATTTCCTTCCGCCGGCTTCGTCTCCACCGTGATCGAGCTGCTGTAGCTGCTGACGCCGGACGGGCTAATGGCCCAAAGCGTAATCGTGTACACTCTGCTTGGTTGAAGCCCGGTAAACGTGTAGCTGGTGCCGCTCTCCACCGTTCTGCTCAAATTGTTATCCAGTCTGATCCCATAGTTTTGTGCCCCTGCGACCGGATTCCAATAAACTTTGATGGAGGTCGCGTCAGCTTCTACGTTCACAATGGTCGGAGCGCCCGGTTTCTTTTCTACCGTAAGCACACCGTAATATAAAGCTACACTTCCGCTGCTGCTTTTCACTTCGATGTTTTTATACGTGTCTTGCCCCAGTTCCGCTCCTGTCCATCTGAACAGCCAATGTCCGGATGTGCTCGTCGTCGTCATTTTTTTAGCGGCGTTCATCGGATTGACTTTTCCAGAGAGAACCTCTCCTGGCTGCATCCGCGTATAGGTCCCTTCCAGCGTAAACGTCTCGCTCACGTCGATCGTTTGCTTGACGGCAGGCGTAAAAACGACCAGGTTCGGGAGGACATCTACCATGCGGGCAGATTTGACCTCCGACTCCGTCCACGCCCCGCGGTTATCCTGTGCCTGTGCTGTCCAATAAACCGTTTTAAACAGCATGTCCTGGGTGATCGGAAAACGATAGCGCTCCACGATGCGGCGGACTTGGTCCTTCTCCGGAACGACTTCCATTTTTTCGCCCAGCTCATTCCCGCCCGGCGTAAATCCGACGCGAATTTTTTTCGCGACAATCACGTCGGTCACATCGTTTTCCTTGATGGTGTAGTTGATGTGTCCCGTCAGCCCGCCATCAATCGTGACCAGATTCGTCTCCTCCAGCATCGGCGGCTGATTTGTGGTCATCACGCTGAAATTCACTTTCGTCGTGGAACCTTCCACGAACGATGGCACGTCGCCCATGATCGTGCGCAGTTGCGCTTCCACCGTGGCATTTTTCACAATCGAAGAAGTGTCAAATTCATACGACCGCGCTTGCGCAGACAATTTTTCCTTGATCGAGCGCGTAACCATGCCGGATTGCCGGATGTAAATGGTCAGCTCCTGTCCGGTAATCTTGTCGTAGTACCGATTATAGGGAGTCGCATTTATATACTCCCAGGTAAACATCACTTTTTGTCCCTTGCTGAATTCCGCGTTATTTCGCGGAGTTTTCCAGGTGGCATCAATATAGATCGGGTCCTTTTCCTTCGCTTGCGCTCGCATGTCCAGGCGGAAGTCGAGCTTCTCCACCTGCGATTTTTGCACTTTCTGGTCGACGGCCCAAACCTTTAGGGCGTACAAATCGTCCGGGTTCAAATGTTGCACGGGCACGTGATACAAAAACGAGTGCGCCTGCTCGGAAGCCGTGAACAACGCGATCTGGCGCGCTTCCTGGTCGTCAATTTGGTACCAGACGCTGACCTGGTCCCTTATATTCGGGTCCAGCACCTGGCCGGACAAAATAATGACATCCTCCCCGCTTACCTCACTGATAACTTTTCCGGCTACCGGGGTGGTCAAATACACCTGGGGAGCCGCGTTATCCTGAATCTCGGTGGACAGGTAGCGAATTTCCGGCGTCCACTTGAGCAGGTCGCCCGCTTCGGTTTCTTTGGCGTTCACTTGAAAAGAAAGCTTGTCTCCTGCCTCAACTTCCAGTTCCTCCGCAAACTCCACGCCGATCTCATCGTTGTGCTCAATGGACTGCCAGCCAGAAGCTGGCCAGATTTGCCCGTCGTTTTTCAGGATGCGGACGTTGACGCCGTCTCCTTCGTTCAGGTCGATCATCGAAGCCCAGCCGCTGACGAGAATTTTCCCGGAACGCGGCGCCTCCCAGCGAATGACCGGCTCCGAACCGCCTACTTTCAGCCATGTATTTCCGATTGCTGTATCGCCTTGTTCGCTTTTCCATTCCTCCGTCTCGGCATTCCAGACTAGCTCGGTGTAGCGCTCTCCGTTTGCCTCCAGGTACGACCAGTTGTTTTTCCCTTGCTGATTGGAAAATTGCAGCCAATACGTGTACGCATCGGGAATGGATTCGACAATGGTAATCGCCTTCTCCATGCTCGTTTGCTTGCCGTCTTTTTCCGTGACCTGCACGGTCAGCTTGTGCTCGCCTGTTGGCTGCTGATCGGCTTGCAGCAAATAAGCAAAGCCTGGCTTCTGTTCCTTGCTCTCCGGATGCGTGCGCAGCACGTCTGGTCTGTCCAGCCCGTAGGTGGCTTCGCCAAGGAGCTGCCCATCCAGCAACACTTCCACTTTTTCCAGTTCGCCCGCTGGCACGAACCAGCCGGTGACGTTATACTGCCCGCTCACCACTTCCTGGTCCGCCGGGGTGTCGATAGCTCCGCCCGTGCTTGCGCCCTCGCCCTTCACCTGGACGGGAATCGTCAGCACGATGCCTGCAAAAGAAACAGTCATCGTCGTGTTGCCTGAAGCAAGAGCGGTAACGAGGCCCGACGAATCGACTTTGGCGATCAGCGCATCCTGGATCGCATACACGGCTTCGGCAGTTACGTCCTTCGTGCTGCCGTCGCGGTGCGTTTCCGTCAGTTGCAGGGCGACCGTCTTGTCCTTTTCCAGCTCGATGCTGGTCAGGTTGGCGGTCAGCGCGGCAACGGGGCCAATCGTCACTTCCCTGTCCAAAACAACGCTCTCCACGCCCTCTTTATTGGTCGCACGCACGGTTACTTTGTGCGCCCCTTCGGAAAATTTGAGCGTGTCCAGCAAATAGCGGAATCCTGCGTTAGCCTGACGGTAGTGCGGATACAGCGCGGCAATGTCGGGACGCGGCTCTCCGTATTCGGCCGTGCCCTGGAATTGCCCGTCTACGAGGACGTCCACTTTGGCGATTCCCGCCGGGTCCAGTATCCAGCCTTGCAGCGTGGTCGTGCCGCCAATGACAGCGCGCTCGAACGGAAGCTCCAACTGGCCTTTTGCCTGCTGAGACTCCGCTTCCGTCTCGGTTACCACGACAGGAATCGTGACCGTTTGCCCGCCGTAGCTGGCGACGACTTTGGCCATGCCGACTTTGAGTCCTGTCACGACACCCAGCGGACTGACGTGAATGACGTCGGTATGCTCGTGCGCATACACCGCTTCACCTGTGACCTCCCTGGCGCTTTGATCCTCCAGAATGGCCGTGATCGACAAGCTTTTGCTCGCAGCTTTCGGCAAGACGAGAGGCTGCTCCCCGTACTGCAAACGCAGCGCTGGCGCTGTCTGCCCGATCACGAAGCGTTTCTCCGGCAAAGGATGCTGCTTTCCTTCCTGATCGACGGCGATCACCGCAACCGTATGCTCGCCCGCTTGCAGCCCGGACAGATCAAGCGCATAGCTGAACCCCGCATGGCTGTTTTCATAATCCGGGTGCAGCAAGGCGATGTCTGGTCGAGCGATCCCGGGTGTTGCTATTCCGATGACGGTCCCATCGAGCAAAACATCGTAGCGGGTGACGGGCGCAGACGTTAAAAACCAGCCGGCTACCGTAGTGGAGCCTTGAACGATTGCGCCGTTTACGGGCGTCTCGAGCTCTCCTGTAGCTTGCAACGGCTCTGATTCCGTGACCGTAACGGGAATCTGGACGCTCAGCTCTCCGTAGCGGATCGTCACGCTCGTCGTTCCCTGGGCGACAGCCGTTACCAGGCCCTCTGGGCTGACCTTCGCCACTGATGCATTGTCCACCGTGTACAAAGCCAGCTTCGTGACGTCGTGCTTGCTTTGATCGGCTAGGACGGCCATGACCGCAAGCTGACGGTTTTTTCCCTGCGGAAGCCGCAGCTCCGTATCGTTCACACTGAGCGCTGTCGCAGGCAGCAACTGGACGACTTGAACACTTCTCGTGCCAATCATCGTCTGCTTGCCGTCCTTGCCTGTTCCTCTGACCGCAATCGTATGTGTTCCTTCCAGCAACTGTCCGGTATCGAGGCTGTATTGGAAGCCGATGTCTCGATCGGAGACGGAGACATCCGTAATCTCGACCTCTGGACGAGCAATGCCGTACGTGGCTTCCCCTGCCACTACTCCATCCACCAGCACCTCGACGCTCGCCACTCCGGAAGAGGCAAAAAACCAGCCGGTCACCGGGTAGACGCCGCTGATCGTAGCGTTGTCTTGCGGGCTGTCTATCCCGCCTTGCGCCAGTTCTGCTGCGGCTTTTACCTGGACGGGGAGCGCCAGCGTATGCGTTTGATAGTGAACGGTAATCGTTGTTTGCCCTGGTTCCAGCCCCGTCACAAGCCCGGTAGGCGATACGCTCGCCAAGGCGGGATTTTCGACGGTATAGCTCGCTTCTTTCGTGACGTCCTTCACCCGCTGGTCTTGAAGCATCGCGGAAATGCCCAACTGCTGCGTCTTGCCTTGGGTGAGCTCGATTTTGCTCGTGTTCGCCACAATGCTTGCCGCCGCTTCTTCCCGCTCGACCAGCACGGTCCACTCAGCCAGCATGCGCTCGCTTCCGTCGTTGCTGACCGCTGTTACTTTCAACACGTGTGGCCCTTCCTGGACTTTTGTCGTATCGAAAGCGTATTGAAACCCTGCTTGCGGATTTTCATACTCGGGATACGCAGTTTCAATGTCAGGCCGAGCCAGTCCGGTTCGGGCGTCCCCCAACCGCTCGCCGTCCAGCTCTATTGCGATTTTGGACACTCCTGCCGGATCGAGGTACCAGCCTTCCACAAGCGTCATGCCTGCTACTGTCGCCTGGTCTGCCGGCTTCTCCACTTCCCAGCGCGCTATCAGCACTGCTTCTGTTTTGACGTGGACGGGGATGGACAGCGTCTTGTCCTCGTAGGAAACGGTCACAGTCGCGGTTCCCGCCCCGATCGCTTGCACCAGGCCCGTATCGCTGACCGCGGCAACCCCTTCATCCGAAGAGGCGTATGTCGCGAGTGCCGTTACATCTTTTACCGTCTGATCTTGCAAAACGGTGGAAATCAGCAACTGATGCGTTTTCCGTAGAGCAAGCTCCAGCCGCTTGACATCTGCCTGCAAGCCTTCGGACACGGGGCTGTCGCCAATGTAGAACGTCGTGCCTTCGAGCAGCGTTTGCTCTCCCAGCGTATTGTCGATGGCGACCGCGAGCGTATGCGCCCCAGGCGTCATTTCACGGGTATCCAATGAAAAATGAAAGCCGGCATGCGCATTTTGGTAGGCCGGATATTTTGCCTCCAAATCTGGTCGCGGATCGCCGTACTGCGCTTCGCCGACCGGGACTCCATCCACCAAAATACGGATTTGCGCAACGCCCGCAGGGTCAAGATACCAGCCTTTGCCCTCGTACAGCCCGCTGACCAGTTCGCCGTTTTCCGGACGATCCAGCCCGCCAAGTGGCGTTAATGGAGCAGCCTCGCGCACCGTGACGGAAATCTCGAGCGTCTTGCCTGCAAACTGTGCGATCACTTTTGTTTCGCCTGTTCCGATCCCGCTGACCAGACCAGAGCGGTTGACCTTGGCGATTTGTTCATCCTCGCTCGTATAGCTGGCTTGCTCGGTCACGTCCTGAACCGTGCCGTCTGTTCGCTTCGCCGTCACTTTCAACTGGCGGCTTTCTCCTTGTGTCAACGGAAGCTCGCTGACAGAAGATTGCAGCGCTTCGATCTCGGAATCCGCTTCTTCCTCTTGTCCCAAAGCCGCCTCCAGGTTGAGCAGCCCTTTTCCGTAAAAACGGGACTCGCCGAGCGGGGTAGCGCTCTCTGTCAAAAGCTCGCGCACTTCGCGACTCGTAGTCTGTCCCTTCTCAGACCAGATCACAGCCGCTGCCCCGGCCACGTGTGGCGCAGCCAAAGAGGTACCCGAGCGCGTCTGATATTCCCCGCCAAGCGACGTGCTCATGATGTCGACGCCAGGCGCCATCAGGTCGAGTCCTTTTCCGACGCTGGAAAAATCGGCGCGCTGGTTTTCCCGGTCAATCGCGCCAACCGACAACACCTCTGCATACTGGGCAGGGAACAGCTCCGTTTCTTCGCCGATGCCCCGGTTCCCGGCCGCCGCAATGACCAACAGCCCGTGGTCATTGGCCCTTTTGATCTGGTCGCGCAACGCCCGGCTGTCGATATAGCCGCCCGCGCTGATCGAGATGATGTTCAGCTTGTTTTGAATCGCCCACTCAATCCCTTGAATCATGCCCGAGTACGTGCCATGCCCTTTTTTGTCCAACACCTTGATCGCATAAATTTCCGCCTCTGGCGCGACGCCGACAATGCCAAAATCGTTGTCCTTGCCAGCGATTACGCCTGCCACTGCCGTTCCGTGTCCATGGTGGTCGCTGTACCCGGGTTCGTCCTCGATGTAGGAAACGCCGCCCTTGACTTCCAGGTCTGGATGGCTGGAAATCCCGGTATCCAAAATCCCGATCTTGATGTTCTTCCCCATGTACTGCTTGTTGCGGGCTGCATTCGCTCCGATGTGCGCGATGCCCCATGGCACCTGCTGCGTTTGTGCCAGGTCTGTTGCCGCCAGCTCGGTTTCACTGTCCTCCTCGATGTAGGCGACGTTCTGGTCTTGCGCCATCGCCTGCCTCTCGCTTTCCGTCAGTTTGGCTACTATCACCTTTGAACTGAGCTGTTGCACGGACGAGCGCTGAATCGCCCTCACCGTGGCCTTCTCGCTGTTTTTAAAGCCAATCAAGTACGTCTTGCTGTTTGCGCTCGCCCCTGCATGCTCGGGAACCAGTTGCAGAAGCAGGAGCGAAACGAACAAGAATGCTTGCCACACGCTGATAAAACGGATGAATCTCTGGTTCATTCCGGTAACTCCTTATCTTTCTTAGTTTTCATTTGCCTGCTCGTATGCTTCGCAAGTCAGCCAGCCTGTCCCGTTCGGAAGCCCCCCTCTCTTCCTGCCACAGTTTCAACAACGCAACAAAAATAGTAAAATATTCCTAGAAACACACAGATTGAATTATAATGAATTGCTAAAATTGGTTCAATATCATTTTATTTGCTTTCTTACCTCTTTTTTCAAAAAAAGCGCTCAACTCCAACAAAAAAAACGCCCCTGGCCCCAGGAACGTCTTTTCCACTCGCTTTTCTTTTCCCTACACGCGCATAAGTCCCGCAATCGTCACGTGCGCCGCGCCCGCCACGCGAACAACCGGGTCCTGCCCAGTCGTGTCTACCGTCACGTACAACGTTCCCGGACGGTCGATGGCGTGGCCTTGGCCGACCACCAAATGATGCTGTTCTCCGGCAGGAAGCAGCTTTTCCAGCGCCAGATAACCTGCCAACGCGCCGTTCGCGGCTCCTGTTACTAACATTCCGTCTTTTTCCTTGCCGTTATATCGGGTGGCACATATGCTCGAATCCCTTTTAAAAACCCATTTACATTCCCAAACGAAAAGAGCCAAACCCATTTTCTTGTTCGGGTGTGGCTCCAAAAGCATCAAAGTTTTACATTCTTGCCCGTTTCAGATAAAACTTCTGTGTATTTCGGCTACATGAATAAAACGCTAGTGATTTACACTACATGTTTTTTCTTTTTATTAGCAGCTTGTATTACAAAAGGTAGCATTATGATGATAACCCCTGCGAGCATTAGCGTAATTCCTATCGCATCGAAGTAGGGAGGAGTTATCAGGAAACCAAATTCTGAAACTGCAATTCCCGTTCCTGTTACCTCCTCTGTAAATAGCGCGAAACCTCTGTAAGCAACATAAATACCAAGAAGTTGCAATAGAACTAGCAATGACCAACGCATTGTATTTATCTCACCTCCAATATAATTATACCGATTATGGAAAAATCTTCAAAACAATAAGGTGCTATTTTTAAGGGATATTTACATTACCGCCACCATCCATGTAACGTGCTGTTTTAGCCACCATTCGAATATGATAATCATCACCTTCGGGAATATCAGAGAAGGTGTGAGATTGTAATCTGCCAGCGCTATTGTTCATTGTGAATGTCTCGGTATCTCCATACAATTCCCATCCAT
It includes:
- a CDS encoding PhzF family phenazine biosynthesis protein, which codes for MLVTGAANGALAGYLALEKLLPAGEQHHLVVGQGHAIDRPGTLYVTVDTTGQDPVVRVAGAAHVTIAGLMRV
- a CDS encoding Ig-like domain-containing protein; protein product: MNQRFIRFISVWQAFLFVSLLLLQLVPEHAGASANSKTYLIGFKNSEKATVRAIQRSSVQQLSSKVIVAKLTESERQAMAQDQNVAYIEEDSETELAATDLAQTQQVPWGIAHIGANAARNKQYMGKNIKIGILDTGISSHPDLEVKGGVSYIEDEPGYSDHHGHGTAVAGVIAGKDNDFGIVGVAPEAEIYAIKVLDKKGHGTYSGMIQGIEWAIQNKLNIISISAGGYIDSRALRDQIKRANDHGLLVIAAAGNRGIGEETELFPAQYAEVLSVGAIDRENQRADFSSVGKGLDLMAPGVDIMSTSLGGEYQTRSGTSLAAPHVAGAAAVIWSEKGQTTSREVRELLTESATPLGESRFYGKGLLNLEAALGQEEEADSEIEALQSSVSELPLTQGESRQLKVTAKRTDGTVQDVTEQASYTSEDEQIAKVNRSGLVSGIGTGETKVIAQFAGKTLEISVTVREAAPLTPLGGLDRPENGELVSGLYEGKGWYLDPAGVAQIRILVDGVPVGEAQYGDPRPDLEAKYPAYQNAHAGFHFSLDTREMTPGAHTLAVAIDNTLGEQTLLEGTTFYIGDSPVSEGLQADVKRLELALRKTHQLLISTVLQDQTVKDVTALATYASSDEGVAAVSDTGLVQAIGAGTATVTVSYEDKTLSIPVHVKTEAVLIARWEVEKPADQATVAGMTLVEGWYLDPAGVSKIAIELDGERLGDARTGLARPDIETAYPEYENPQAGFQYAFDTTKVQEGPHVLKVTAVSNDGSERMLAEWTVLVEREEAAASIVANTSKIELTQGKTQQLGISAMLQDQRVKDVTKEASYTVENPALASVSPTGLVTGLEPGQTTITVHYQTHTLALPVQVKAAAELAQGGIDSPQDNATISGVYPVTGWFFASSGVASVEVLVDGVVAGEATYGIARPEVEITDVSVSDRDIGFQYSLDTGQLLEGTHTIAVRGTGKDGKQTMIGTRSVQVVQLLPATALSVNDTELRLPQGKNRQLAVMAVLADQSKHDVTKLALYTVDNASVAKVSPEGLVTAVAQGTTSVTIRYGELSVQIPVTVTESEPLQATGELETPVNGAIVQGSTTVAGWFLTSAPVTRYDVLLDGTVIGIATPGIARPDIALLHPDYENSHAGFSYALDLSGLQAGEHTVAVIAVDQEGKQHPLPEKRFVIGQTAPALRLQYGEQPLVLPKAASKSLSITAILEDQSAREVTGEAVYAHEHTDVIHVSPLGVVTGLKVGMAKVVASYGGQTVTIPVVVTETEAESQQAKGQLELPFERAVIGGTTTLQGWILDPAGIAKVDVLVDGQFQGTAEYGEPRPDIAALYPHYRQANAGFRYLLDTLKFSEGAHKVTVRATNKEGVESVVLDREVTIGPVAALTANLTSIELEKDKTVALQLTETHRDGSTKDVTAEAVYAIQDALIAKVDSSGLVTALASGNTTMTVSFAGIVLTIPVQVKGEGASTGGAIDTPADQEVVSGQYNVTGWFVPAGELEKVEVLLDGQLLGEATYGLDRPDVLRTHPESKEQKPGFAYLLQADQQPTGEHKLTVQVTEKDGKQTSMEKAITIVESIPDAYTYWLQFSNQQGKNNWSYLEANGERYTELVWNAETEEWKSEQGDTAIGNTWLKVGGSEPVIRWEAPRSGKILVSGWASMIDLNEGDGVNVRILKNDGQIWPASGWQSIEHNDEIGVEFAEELEVEAGDKLSFQVNAKETEAGDLLKWTPEIRYLSTEIQDNAAPQVYLTTPVAGKVISEVSGEDVIILSGQVLDPNIRDQVSVWYQIDDQEARQIALFTASEQAHSFLYHVPVQHLNPDDLYALKVWAVDQKVQKSQVEKLDFRLDMRAQAKEKDPIYIDATWKTPRNNAEFSKGQKVMFTWEYINATPYNRYYDKITGQELTIYIRQSGMVTRSIKEKLSAQARSYEFDTSSIVKNATVEAQLRTIMGDVPSFVEGSTTKVNFSVMTTNQPPMLEETNLVTIDGGLTGHINYTIKENDVTDVIVAKKIRVGFTPGGNELGEKMEVVPEKDQVRRIVERYRFPITQDMLFKTVYWTAQAQDNRGAWTESEVKSARMVDVLPNLVVFTPAVKQTIDVSETFTLEGTYTRMQPGEVLSGKVNPMNAAKKMTTTSTSGHWLFRWTGAELGQDTYKNIEVKSSSGSVALYYGVLTVEKKPGAPTIVNVEADATSIKVYWNPVAGAQNYGIRLDNNLSRTVESGTSYTFTGLQPSRVYTITLWAISPSGVSSYSSSITVETKPAEGNFTLVQENSPIRMHFPANQAKYFKIVAKTSGTYQFTLNNDSGSLANAKISVFRSATLQPQDQIAAGENGSVSAAFVAGKTYYLQIVSNSSLYATLLAKASGETIALNQAKEITIPAGQSVEFSMNAVVPGKYRMVTELKNPTGKYPTVTLLANGNVVTPKEKPSAAEVIYELATGTYTIRLTNTDSAPANIWFTVFAPLAGGTLYEYVYDQNNRITAIKENGAVSVSFTHDDNGNILQSVKQTVAPPPRATALKLDLDKVDLSSGGSKSIKVMATLENGSQVDVTAQVVYVVENPSVAYISNGLVYAVNGGTTKAQLYYGGQTKTLTITVQAPAVRLSSISLSPQQTTLTAGQIQRVYATAFFTDGSSKDVNSVASFQTSNPSVAQVSSQGVITGIAPGTATITASYDGKSASAQVVVQGAYLQELKATPAQLSLTAGNKGQLNIAATYSNGVAENVTQQAEYTSNSPAVASVESGGIVTARAEGTTQITVRYGGKSTTVSVTVSGSLVTLVSVGVHPQAVSIKKGATQQLDVKATYSDSSVTNITNKAVYQSAQPAIATVAASGVITGVAVGSTTVTITFEGKTVAVPVQITEAQEPVQSLTATPASLNLLAGKTESLQVTATYKDGKTADVSKQAAYVSQDPTVATVQADGLVTAVKPGNTSIQISHGGVSTSVPVAVAVENALVDIKLVPEDIALLEKESKQLVVKAVYADGTETDITDKAQYAVDDPSVATVSASGLLSAGKAGSATLAVEFPGKQRSVVVKVRKEIEAGSKLRTLSAGGGHTLMVREDGTLWAWGQNEKGQLGDGTTQNRSTPVESMLVISAKQLAAAPSTVLLPPSQSKPLKVTATYANGSTQDVTTQATYESSHPEIAAVDATGVVTSGTKAGTATITVRYYDQTITVPIQVEEVSTRAKRLSAGGSHTLLVKEDGTMWAWGQNEKGQLGDGTMQNRSTPVESMLVISAKQLAAAPSTVLLPPSQSKPLKVTATYANGSTQDVTTQATYESSHPEIAAVDATGVVTSGSKAGTATITIRYYDQTITVPIQVEEVSTRAKRLSAGGSHTLLVKEDGTVWAWGQNEKGQLGDGTTQNRSTPVKSMLVISAKQLTAAPSTVLLPPSQSKPLKVTATYANGSTQDVTTQATYESSHPEIAAVNATGVITAGGTPGTATITVRYYDQTITVPVQVKEVATQAKRLSAGGSHTLLVKQDGTMWAWGQNEKGQLGDGTMQNRSTPVKSMLVISAKQLTAAPSTVLLPPSQSKPLKVTATYANGSTQDVTTQATYESSHPEIAAVNTTGVITAGGTPGTATITVRYYDQTITVPVQVKEVATQAKRLSAGGSHTLLVTEDGTVWAWGQNEKGQLGDGTTINRPVPVKTNGQ